The genomic interval CGGGGCATACAGATCATAGAAGAGTGTTACAATTTTCCCTGAATAAATTCTATGCTCTGATCTGGAGAACTCTTTATGGTATTGTACAACATCACCTATAACTATGAGCGAGGGTGAATCATCATATGAATAGTCTATGTCTCCAAGTTTTCCTGTATATGTCTTCTGGTAATTGTATGTTCCATTTTCTATCAGGGCTATAGGCAGGGCAGGGTCATAGCCCGATGACAGGAGCCTTGATACTATATCTCTCAGATTGTGGGCACCCATGAATATAACAAGTGTATACATTCTGCAGTTAAAGGTGCGGCAATCAGGTATATTTAAATTTTCCACACTGTTGCCCGTTGTTACAAGTACTCCATGATTTACATTTCTATGGGTCAGTGGAATTCCCGCAGATTCCGGAACCCCTGTCAGGGATGAAATGCCCGGTATAATCTCATATTCTATATTATTTCTAATCAATTCCTCTATTTCTTCTCCCCCGCGCCCGAAAACAAATGGATCGCCTCCCTTTAGCCTGGCCACGGTCCGGTATTTTAATGCTTCATTTACAATAATTTTATTTATTTCTTCCTGGGATATCCGCTTAACGTATGGTTTTTTACCCACATAGATTTTTCTGGTGCCAGGAGTGGCATAATCAAGTATTTCAGGATTTACAAGGTGGTCATATATTATGGCATCAGCATTTTTAATAATTTTAATTGCCTTAATTGTAAGCAAATCTTTGTTTCCCGGGCCACACCCTACTATATACGCTTTTCCCATCTATCAGATATTTTATTCTAATATATGTTTTTACTTATATTTTTCCGCCGGGCACAGTCTGTATAGCAATATATATGAATATTCTAATCCCTTATTCCTGCCACATTCCATCGTTCTAGATGTTAGAGAGACGCATCCATCTTTTTCATTGCTTCCATCCCAAGCTTCATAGCCTTGAGGTTTATATCGAGCATCTTCCCGCTGAACCTATCATTCAATGCCTCAATTATGCTTTTTTCATCGACTGGAAGTATCCCAAGAGAAAGCACTGCACCTATCATAACTGTATTGGCTGATCTGAATGAGCCTGCCTGGTTGCCAATATCGCCAGCATCAATTTCATAGATCTTTTTTATGCCGGGGATAAGCAATGCCATGCCGTTGACATCAGGATATTCTGCATCTTTCAGGCTAACAGATATTGGCGTTATTTTTTCCTTATTCATAATTACCCTGGCATCACTGTTAATTGTGCTTAAAATCCTCATAGTCTCAATCGGTTCAAATCCAAGCACCAGATCAAATTTTCTTCTGGGGGAAATAGGGCCGTAGGCATTACCAATCCTTACTTCTACATTAACTGACCCACCACGTTGTGAGAGACCATGTATTTCAGACATTACCACATTAAGCCCCATTTTAATTGCAGCCTCCGATATCAGTGTGCCGGCAGTGATAATCCCCTGCCCACCCACGC from Ferroplasma acidiphilum carries:
- the cobA gene encoding uroporphyrinogen-III C-methyltransferase yields the protein MGKAYIVGCGPGNKDLLTIKAIKIIKNADAIIYDHLVNPEILDYATPGTRKIYVGKKPYVKRISQEEINKIIVNEALKYRTVARLKGGDPFVFGRGGEEIEELIRNNIEYEIIPGISSLTGVPESAGIPLTHRNVNHGVLVTTGNSVENLNIPDCRTFNCRMYTLVIFMGAHNLRDIVSRLLSSGYDPALPIALIENGTYNYQKTYTGKLGDIDYSYDDSPSLIVIGDVVQYHKEFSRSEHRIYSGKIVTLFYDLYAPDTDDLENEGITVFKIRCADVFPGNMQTAQLYRKNIAFYGCYTDMLMDILRSSGFDLRWLGKIATDSTGKALLQSYGIFDTTDISESGNDYIWIGSGKEKELQAVKVKPLEMGSYIDDYVKKSDLVIIGGQSDTLPEGIEVKDGAGVIRIEYPYEGLYSKVMSYFGDGDEKN
- a CDS encoding indolepyruvate oxidoreductase subunit beta, whose product is MKTFNIIITGVGGQGIITAGTLISEAAIKMGLNVVMSEIHGLSQRGGSVNVEVRIGNAYGPISPRRKFDLVLGFEPIETMRILSTINSDARVIMNKEKITPISVSLKDAEYPDVNGMALLIPGIKKIYEIDAGDIGNQAGSFRSANTVMIGAVLSLGILPVDEKSIIEALNDRFSGKMLDINLKAMKLGMEAMKKMDASL